A segment of the Romboutsia sp. 13368 genome:
TCATTTAATCAAAAGAATATATTTGCATTTAATGAATCTTTGATAGGTGGATTTTATATATTACCAATAGCTTATACAATTTCAGCATTGCCATTATTATTTAGCTCTAATGAAGTAGCTATAAGTTCAGTAAACTTAGGTTTAGAAGAAGCATCACGAAGTTTAGGAGCAGGAAGTATGAAAACTTTCTATAAAATAATAATACCAAATATGATGCCTGGAATAATGGCAGGAGCTATATTAGTGTTTATTAGAACTATTGGAGAATACACACTGTCTGCACTACTTTATGGTGTACATAATAGACCGATTTCAATTTCTATAGTAACTAATATGCAAGAATTTAATATAGGAGTTTCTTTAGCTTATGGAGTAATAGTAATTGGCATATGCTATATAGCTCTTGGAATTATTTTTAAATTAGATAAGAAAAAATATATGTAAATAAAGATGATTTTACTAGTGATTAGGAAAGACGTATAGATGCAGGAATAGCTATGATATATTTTGGATTAATAATAGACACAACTATGTTTGATTAAAATTGGATAGTTGGTAATCCTAGTAAAGAATATAAAATAGATAATAATTATGATACTATAGGATATTGTAGTATATAAAATATAAAAAATTATAGTTAAGTATATTAAGGTTGATTGCTATGTATAAATAGCAATCAACCTTTTTCATGTACTAGGATTTTATACTGCATAAAAATTTGTTTATAACTTATGAATTAAAGTAATATCAATGTATCTAGAAAAGTAAAAAATTACATTTTGAAGTGCTTCGCCCACTCAGTGGCTCAAGTAACGGATGTATACGAAATGTTTCGCCGACACGTCCCTCAAGCGGAGCGAATTTTTATATATTTGTTTAAGTGTTAAATTTTTTTATGATAAAGATAAAAGCGTATTTTATACAGTGGTTAATATAAAAAAATACGATAGGAGACGATTTAATAAAAAAACTATATAATAGGTTTTATTTGTAAAATTTAGGCTAAATGAAATAAAATGTAATAATGGAAAAAACTGATGAAATCTGCTAATTCCAACATGAGGAAAATGATTAATAATAAAAATTATAATGTAATATAATGTTGTACAATTTGGTCGAATAGTGTATATTATAGGAGGATAATATACAAAAAAATAAAACTATGACATACTATAAAATAAGAATATTCATAGTTGAAATTTATAATGGATATTCAATAGATATCATAAAAATATTACTAGAGGTGAAATATGATACAGATAGAGAAATTAAAGAAAGTTTATGACAATGGTCATGAAGCTTTAAAAAACATTAATTTAGAAATAAACGAAGGTGAATTAGTGTGTTTATTAGGTCCTAGTGGATGTGGTAAAACAACTATACTTAATCTTTTAGCTGGATTATTAGACCCGACAAGTGGAGAAATCAAGTTTGATGGAGAATCAGTTGTAAACAAGCATCCTAAAGATAGAAATATAGGACTTGTATTCCAAAACTATGCATTATATCCTCATATGACTGTTCTAGAAAACATTATGTTCCCTCTAACAGTTGGTAAGAATAAGATGCCAAAAGCTGAAGCAATGGAAATTGCTAAGAAATATATGAAGATAACTAGTATAGAAGAATTAGCTGATAAAAAACCAGGTAATATGTCAGGTGGTCAACAACAAAGGGTTGCAATAACTAGAGCACTAGTTCAAAATCCAAAGGTTTTATTACTAGATGAGCCTTTAAGTAACTTAGATGCAAGATTAAGACTTAAGATAAGAGAAGAAATAAGAAGATTAGTTAAGGAAATAGGTATAACAACTATATTCGTAACTCATGACCAAGAAGAAGCTTTATCTATAAGTGATAGAATAGTTCTTATGAATCAAGGTGTAGTACAACAATTTGATATACCACAAAACTTATACTTAGAACCAGCAAACTTATTTGTTGCACAGTTTATGGGTAACCCAATAATAAATATATATGAAATGAAAAAAGAAGGTAATGTGTTAAAAGGAGAAAACTTCTCTATAGATTTAAGTTTATTAAATAAAGATAGATTTAAAGCTGATTTAACTGAAGAAAACTATGTTGTAGGTATAAGACCTGAATATTTTGTAACAAGTGAAAATCCTTTATTCAATGTTGAAATAGAAACTGTTGAGTTAATAGGTAAAGACTGTATATTAAACTTCAAAGTTAACGGAGTAAATTCAAAATCAATAGTAGATGTAAATGACAACATAAGAGAAAAAGATAGTGTAGGATTTGATATAGATTACAACGGAATTTATTTATTCCAAGAGAATGGAGTTAGAGTATACTAATGAGAAAGTTAAAATATAGAGCAGAAAATTCACCACAAGCATGGTTATTTCTTTTACCTGCTTTAATAATAATAGGAATATTCAATGTTTTACCTTTAATAAAGACATTTATAATGTCTATGCAAAAAGGTACATTAAATAATTTAGAATTTAATGGATTTAAAAATTTCCAAGTAGTATTACAAGACCCAAAGTTTCATGATGCAATAGGAAATACAGCATTATTCGCATTTATTGTTGTTCCAGTAGGTCTTATAATATCAATGTTTATAGCAATAACTATATTTGAAAAAATTAAACATAAGAGCTTATTTGAAACTATATTCTTTATACCATATTTAACAAGTGTAATAGCAATAGGTATAGTATTTAGATTCTTATTCAATGGAGAATATGGTTTTATAAATTATTTATTAAGTTTTATAAATGTTGGACCTATAAACTTCTTAGATGATCCAAGTATGAGTATGACTACTTTAATTCTATTTGGAATTTGGTCTGGACTTGCATTTAATATAATAATATTACTTTCAGGATTAAGAACGATTGATGATAATTATTACAAAGTTGCTGACATGTTTGGTGCAACTAAAATGGAGCAATTTTTCAAAATAACTTTACCACAGTTAATACCAACAATAACATTCTTATTAATGATGAACTTTATAAATGCATTTAAAGTATATGCACAAGTATTCTCATTATTTAATGGAAAAGCTGGAATAGCTAACAGTGCAACTACTGGAGTATTCTATATATTCAATAAATTCTATGTTGAGTACCGTTATGGTCAAGGTATGGCAGCGGCAGTAATATTATTTGCTTTAATATTATTATTTACATTAATACAGAACTATGTTTTAAAAAGAATATCTAAGTAGGTGAAAAAATGAAAAAAGTTAATTTATTTTTATCAAAAACATTTATAGTTATAATGTCATTAATTACACTGTTTCCTTTTGTGTATATGATATTATCAAGTTTAATGACATTCCAAGAGGCAACAAGTATACCGCCAACACTTGTACCAAAAGTTCCTCAATGGCAAAACTTTGCTTTAGCAATGGAACAAGCACCTTTTGTTAGATATTTCTTCAATACTGTTTTAGTTGCTGGATTATCAACAATAGGAACTTTAATAACTTCTATTTTAGCAGCTTTTGCATTAGTTAAATTAGAGTTTAAATATAAAAATGTTTTAGTAATGGGTATGGCAGCATTATTAATGGTACCATATGAAGTTACTGTATTTACAAATTACCAAACTATAGCTAATCTTGGACTATTAAACACATATACAGCTTTAATACTTCCATCATTAGCAAGTATATTCTATATATTCTACTTAAAGAATTACTTAACAAGTATACCTTTATCTTACTACAAAGCTGCGAAAGTGGATGGATGTGGAGATTTAGAGTTTATAAGAAGAATATTAATACCTCTTGCTAAACCTTCTTTATTTACAATGGGGATATTAACATTCATAAATGGATGGAACTCATTCTTATGGCCGATACTTGTAACTAATAGTAAGGAAATGAGATTACTAAGTAATGGATTAAGTGCCTTTGCAACAGAAAGTGGTACAAATGTACACTTACAAATGGCTGCTTCAACAATAGCGATAGTTCCAATACTAATTTTATACTTAATATTTAGAAAACAAATTATAAGAGGAGTTGTAAAGAGCGGTGTTAAAGGATAAAAAAACAAAAATCACGTTCCACAATGGTATTTTAACCATTGGTGGAACTATTATAGAAATAGCTTATGAGGATAGTCATATATTCTTCGATTTTGGAAGTGAATATGACCCAGCATCTCCTAAGCAACCAAAAGATTTACAAGACTTATTAGATATGAACCTTGTGCCATTCTTGGATAATATGTTTGATCCAAGTATACCTTTAAAAGGATATGAATCTAAAGAAGACAAGTTTAAAAATACAGCTGTATTTTTATCACATGTTCATTTAGACCATTCAAAAATAATTAACTACTTAAATCCTTCAGTGCCTTTATATATGCTAGAAGGAACAAAGTCATTACTTAACACATTAAATATAAATAATGACTTTTTATTCCCACTTCACAACAAAGGTGAAGCTAATGTAAGAGAAATAAATGGGGTTAAAGAAAATGAAGTAGTTCAAGTTGGAGAAATAAAGGTTAAAGTAATGCCAGTTGACCATGATGCATATGGAGCAAGTGGATTATTAATAGAAACTCCAGACTTAGTTATATCATATACAGGTGATATAAGACTTCATGGATATAGAAAAGATGCAACTTTAAACTTCTGTAAAGCAAGTGAAAATTGTGATGTTTTATTAATAGAAGGGGTTACAGTTTCTTTCCAAGAATTAAATGAAGATGCTCGTGTATCAGCAGATGAAAATGAGCCAAATTTAATAGAAAAAATAAATACTATTGTAAAAGAAAATCCAAATAAACAAATAACTTTTAATTACTATATATCTAATATAGAAAGAATATTAAACATAATAAAAACTAATCCAAGAACTGTAGTTTTAGATGCATATTATTCATATGTATTAAAACATGCGACAGGATATCAATCTCATTATTATCAATTAGATGATAAAGATTATGGATTAGATAAATCTTATGAAGTTGAATTTGAAAAACTTCTAGAAGATGAGGGGAGCTATTTCTGGCAATTAGATACACTTGCTATTGAACATTTTGATAGATTAAAAGAAAATGGAATTTATGTTCATTCAAATGCAACACCATTAGGAGATTTTGACCCTAAATATGCACCATTTATAAAGAGATTCGAAGACAATAACATTGAATTTAAATTAGCTGGATGCAGTGGTCATGCTTATCCATTTGATTTGATTGAAATAATAGACTTAATTAAACCTAAGCTATTAGTTCCAATTCATTCTTATCATCCTGAAAGACTTTATAATAAGTCAGGTGAGAGACTATTACCAGAAAAGAAACAAACAATATAANNTTGGAGGAGTTAGACATGAAATTTAAAAAGCTTACATCATTAGCATTATCTGCAGCTTTAATGACTGGGTTAATGACTGGATGTGGAAGTACAAAAAGTGCTTCAACTGAAGAAATTGTAACAGAAATAACTGAGCCAGTAGAAATAACATTCTGGCATGCTATGAATGGAGACTTAGAAAAGACTTTACAAAACTTAACTGATAAGTTTATGGAGTCTAATCCAAACATAACAGTAACTTTACAAAATCAATCAAGTTACCCAGACTTACAACAAAAAATAACTGCTACTACAGCAAGTCCTAAGGATTTACCAACTTTAACTCAAGCATATCCACAATGGATGGTAAACCCAATACAAGATGAGTTATTAGTTGACTTAAAACCGTACATAGAAAATGAAACTATAGGTGACAAAAACTACAACAACATATTAGAAGGATTTAGAAATGGTGCTGAAATAGACGGAAAAGTATATGGAATGCCTTTCAATAAATCTACAGAAGTTATATGGTATAACAAAACATTATTTGATGAATTAGGATTAGAAGTTCCTACAACTTTTGAAGAGTTTGCTCAAGTTGCAAAAACTATAACTGAGAAAAAAGGTATAGTTGGTGCTGGATTTGACTCTTTAAATAACTTCTACACTACTTACTTAAAAAATAAAGGTGTAGATTTTAATAGTGAAACAGATGTAACTGGTGCAGAATCAGTTGAAGCTGCTAACTATTACTTAGATGGTGTAAAAGAAGGTTACTTCAGAATAGCTGGTACAGATATGTACTTATCAGGTCCATTTGCTAATGAAACTTTAGGTATGTATGTTGGATCAAATGCTGGTGAGTCATTTGTTAAGCAAGGTGTTGATGGTAAGTTTGAAATAGGTGTTGCTGCATATCCTGCTGAGTCAGTTATGCAACAAGGTACAGATGTATACATGTTCTCAAATGCTACAGCTGAACAAAGAACTGCTGCATTTGAATACTTAAAGTTCTTAACTTCAACAGAAAACCAAATAACTTGGGGAATTGAAACTGGATATATACCAGCAACTCAAGAAGCTATAGCATCAGAAGCATACAAAACTTCAGGAAGTTTAGTAGCATCTGTATTAGAACAAGCAACAGCTAAAAACTTATTCATAAATGCAGCTGCTCAAGGTGTTGATAGTGCATACAATGAAGCAAAAGTTGTAATGGAAGATATATTATCAGATAAGAACTCAGATGTAAAAGCTAAATTAGAGGGATACAAAAATACTTTAATGGGAATATATGAGTAATATTTAAATATAGGGGATGTCTTAAGTTTTAAGGCATCTTCTTTATTTTACTTTAAGATATTAGATTTTGAAGTATAAGCCTATTTTTAAAGCTTAAATATCAGTTTAGCTTATACATAACAATCTAAGTAACCAATAAAAAANNNNNNNTATTAGATTTTGAAGTATAAGCCTATTTTTAAAGCTTAAATATCAGTTTAGCTTATACATAACAATCTAAGTAACCAATAAAAAATCGTAGTATATAGAAGGTGAAAAAATGAAACTAGTTATTTATCAAACAAGTGACTTACATGGATATGTATATCCAACTAACTATGTAACAGAGCAACCTCTTGGAATATTAAAGATAGGTAGTTATATGAAAAAGGATGAATTAAATTATGATGCATCTTTAAAAATAGATTGTGGAGATTTAGTTCAAGGTTCTGCTCTTACTCATTATTTATATAAACATGATATGCAAACTAATCCTATTATTGAAGGGTTAGAAAATATAAATTATGATGCTTATGTTTTAGGAAATCATGAGTTTAACTATGGATTAGATTATTTAAATAAATCATACTCTCCAGTGAGTGATAAAATTATAAATGCTAATATAGATGGTTTAACATTAAACACAAAGCCATATAAAATATTTGAATTTGATGGATTTAAAATTGGATGTATAGGATTTACAACATCATTTGTGCCTAATTGGGAAAGACCTTGTAATATAGAAGGATTAACATTTAATGACCCTGTAAAAACTTATGAAAAGTATGAAAAAGAATTAAAAGAAAACTGTGATTTTATAATAGTATGTTATCACGGTGGATTTGAAAAAAGTATAGAAGATAATACAACACCAACTGAAGCTTTAACTAAGGAAAATCAAGGAAGTGAACTTTTAGAAAAGTTTGATTCTATAGATATGATTTTAAGTGGTCACCAACATAGATCATTTATAACAAAAATAGATAATAGAATATGCTCTCAACCTCTTCATAATGGTCAAAACTTTACTAAAATAGTTATAGATACAGAAACTAAAGATATAAGCTATGAATTAGTTGATGTTAAAGATATAGATGTTGAGATAGATGAAAAACTTCAAAGTATATTTGATGATACAGAAGCAAAACTACAAGTATATTTAGATCAAGAAATAGGACATTTTGATAGAGATATAGTTGTTAATGATATATTTGATGTAAGATTAAATGGACATCCAATAGTAAACTTTTTACATGAGGTACAACTTGAAGTTGCAAAGGCTGATTTATCTGCATTATCTTTATTTGATAGTACAATTGGCTTTAAGAAAAATGTGTCTATAAGAGATGTATTAATAAATTATCCTTATCCAAATACACTAAAAATACTTAAAGTAAAAGGTGAAAATATTAAAAAAGCAATTGAAAAAGCAGCTACTTACTTTGTTTTAGAAGATGGAAAAGTAACTGTAAATATAGACTTTTTAGTACCTAAGGTGCAACATTACAACTATGATACATTTGGTGGACTTACATATGAAATAGACTTAACTAAAGACTTTGGAAATCGTGTTGTTTCAATGAAAAGAAATGGTGAAGATTTAGATTTAGAAAAGTATTATAGTGTTGTAATGAATAATTACCGTGCAAGCAACACTTCTATATACCCTAGCTATGAAGGTGCAGAAGTTATAGGTGAAATAAATATAGATGTAAGTGAAATTATAATAGACTATATACAAGAAAAGAAAAATGTAAAAACTATAGATAATAGCAATTATAAAATTAAATACTAAAATAAAAAATCTATCTTGCAGAAGTTTAAATACACATAAGTAAGATAGATTTTTATATATTAACTAGCACAATGAGTTAAGTTATTATGGTATAATTAATTTTAATACCATAAACTTGGTAAAATACAGTATTAAACATAATTTTATGGAGGAGTACATTATGATATTAGATAGTATAAAAAACATAAGTAAATATGAAAATTTAAACATTGATTTAAAATCTATAGTAGAATTTATAGATCGTGTAGAAAGTGAAAATTTAGAAAATGGAAAATATGAATTAGATGGGGATAAACTTTTTGCATTAGTTCAAAGTTATGAAACTAAAGATAGTGATGAATGTAGATTAGAATCACATAAAAAATACATAGATATACAATACGTACAAGAAGGTACAGAGGTAATGTATTGGAGTTTAGTTGATGGATTAAAAGTAACTGAAGATTTATCTGAAGTAAGTGATGTTATTTTTTATGAAGATGATAAAAATTCTACTGAATTAGTAGTTAATGAAAAATCTTTCGCTTTATTCTTTACTCATGATGCACATAAACCAGGAGTTAAATTCAATACTAAATCTAATGTAAGAAAAATAGTATTTAAAATACTACAAGGATAAAACTTATATCAAAAGCCATTTATTTATTAACCATAGATAAATGGCTCTTATTTTTTGAAAAATTATTATCCATTGGCATAATTATTCTGTTTAAATTCATAAAAAAAGTATATCTATTATAATAGAAGAAATTATATAAAAATTTATTATATAGGRGGAACANNNNNNNNNNNNNNNNNNNNNNNNNNNNNNNNNNNNNNNNNNNNNNNNNNNNNNNNNNNNNNNNNNNNNNNNNNNNNNNNNNNNNNNNNNNNNNNNNNNNNNNNNNNNNNNNNNNNNNNNNNNNNNNNNNNNNNNNNNNNNNNNNNNNNNNNNNNNNNNNNNNNNNNNNNNNNNNNNNNNNNNNNNNNNNNNNNNNNNNNNNNNNNNNNNNNNNNNNNNNNNNNNNNNNNNNNNNNNNNNTACATATAAAGTGTGGACAGCATTTTTATTTGGATTTATCCGAAATGTTTCGCCGACACGTCGCTCGAGCGAAGTGAATTTTTTATTATTTTAATTTAAAGANNNNNNNNNNNNNNNTAGTATAACCTTTTTATTTTATTTCTTACCCTTAGTTTTATTTTGTTACTATTTAGTTCCATGTAAGTTTAAAAACTTTATNNNNNNNNAATAGAAGAAATTATATAAAAATTTATTATATAGGGGGAACATAATATGGAAGAATCAAGAATCATTAAAATGATAAATAATAACCCTAATATTATATCGACAATAGAAAATCCAACAGATGAAATGAAATTGTTAGCTATTAAAAAAGATGGACTAACATTAGAATATATAGAAAATCCAACTATAGAAATGCAAGAATTAGCGCTTGAAAATAATATTAGAGCAATTAAATATATAGATGAACCTACAGAAGATATGATGCTAAAAGCAGTAAACTCAGGATGGAGTCTTTTAGAGTATATAAAGAATCCAACAGAAAAAGTAGTTGAAATTGCTATAAATCAAGCAGGATGGGCTATAAAACATGCTAAAAATCCAAGTGAAAGATTACAATTACTAGCAGTAAGAAAAAATTATGACTCAATAAAATTTATAAAAGAGCCTTATGAAAGTGTTCAAAAAGAGGCTGTAAAAATAAGTTATGATGCATTGAGATATATAAAAATGCCTTCATTTAATATACAACTTGAAGCTATAAAAAGTAATGAGGCTGCAATTGGTCTAATTTATGGTTTAGACAAAAGTAAAAAATTAGAACTTTTAAAGGCTAATATTTTAGTAATTAAATATATTGCAAGAGAAATAGATAAAGATGAATTAGAAGAAGTATTAAAAGATGTTTTATCAAGAGAAGATGTAGAAGAAAAGTATGTTAGAGATTTCTTAAATTGTAGCATTATAGATAGAAATAGTTCAAATATACAAATGGACAAGATAATATTTATTCACAAGTACGGTAGTAAAAAAGCTAAGAAAATAGCAGTAGATGAAAAATTAAAGATGATATAGGAGATAGATATATGAATTTTATAGATACATTAAAGAGTGTTGACTTAGTATTATCAACAAATGAAGTACCATTAATAGTGGGGGAAAGTGGAATAGGAAAAACTGCACTAGCAAAGAAACTATCAGAAGAAAATAATTGGAGTTTAGTAGTTATTGATGGGAATCTTCTTAAAGAAGGAGAAATAGGTGGACTTCCAACTATAGAATCTTATACAAGTACTAATTCCAATGGAGAAAAGATAGAAAAGAAAATTACAGTATATGCAGTTCATAATAAGTTAAGAGAAATTGATGAAGAAATATCTAAAGGAAAAACAGTTCTTTTATTTATAGATGAGATAAACCGTTGTGAACATACAGTTCAACAAGAGCTTATGAACTTAATCTTAAATAGAGAAATAAACGGATATAAGCTACATGATGATGTAAAAATACTAGCGGCAATGAATCCATCAAGTAAATATGGTTCAGATTTTGATTACCAAGTTGTTGATATGGATGCAGCTCAAGAAAATAGATTTGTATGGTTAAACATGGAACCTGATTATACACAATGGTTAAATTGGGCAATAAACGCAGGTATAGAACAAAAGGTTATAGAGTTTATATCAACATTCCCTGAATATTTACACAAAATAAATGAAGATGATGTACGTGCAACTCCGAGAAGTTATGAAAGAGTTTCTAAAGCTTATAGCGTATACAAAGAACAAAAAGATTCAATACCAAGAAATGTATTTTTAAATGTTATAAAAGGTAATGTAGGTAAAGTTATAGCAGAAGAATTTATAAGCTTTGCAGAATCAGATAGTAGCCCTTTAATATCTTATGAAGATGTATTTTCATGTGAAACTTTAGATTCAGATATTATAGAAAAAGTAAAAAGTGAAAGCCATACAAGACTTTATTTATCAGCAATGAATATCTTAAAGAGATTAAATTCAAATATAGAAAATAATGAAGAAATATCAGATTATAATATAAATAGATTTATAGAGTTTTTAAAATTATACCCAGTTGATTTAATGGTAGGTATTATGAAGGATATAAAAAGTAATTATATAAATGTCTATGATGAAGCTATAGAAAATGAAGAATTTGTAGGATTATACTTTGAGTCTTATAGTATGATAAGGGGATAGTGTATGGAAAGCTATTTTGAAAAACAAGCAAAATACCTTTATCATAGAGCAGAAGAAATTATAGACACTTATGCTATGCTAAAGGCAAATAAAAAGGGAGAAAAGTTTGAAATAGATATACCACAAGATTTTAAAGATGAGTTTTTTAAGTTAGTAGATAAAGTTAATCTAAGTCTTATGGAAGATAAAGATAACTTTTATGGGTATTTTCTATTTCAAACATCAAGAGATATTAGATTTGATATAAGTAGTCCAACTGCTGTAAATTTTAAAGGTGCTAAATATGTAATATATTTTAACCCAATAATATTTTTAAATCTTAATATTAAACAAATGGAAGGCACTATTAAGCATGAAATTCTTCATATAATATCTATGCATTTATTAAGAGGCAAGGAATTAAAAAATAAGTACAGTACATTAGCTATAAATATAGCGATGGATATTGTAGTAAATCAATACTTAGATTACTTACCACCATATGCAACAACACTTCAATGGATGAATGCAAAGTATCCTTTAAAGCTAGAGCCTTACGAAACTTTTGAATATTATGTAGAAAAGATTCAAACAGAGCTTGATTTACAAGATGTAGATGAGAATGGTGAAGAAGTTGATAATTATGAAAATGAAAGTGTAGAAACTGAATATAATCCAGAACATACTCATGATATTTGGCAAGAATCTGATGATATAGATGAGAAAACTCTTAAAGAATTTACTGAGAAGTTTGTTAATATATCTCAAAAGGGTGAAATACCAAACTATTTAGGTGGATTAATATCATCGCTAAAAAATAGTAAGGGAGAATTACCTTGGAATTTATATCTTAAGAAGTTAATGGGAACAGTTGAAAGTAATAAAAAGAAGACTATAACTAGAAGAAATAGAAGACAACCAAATAGACTAGACTTAAGAGGAGAGCTTAGAGGTCATAAAGCAGAGATAGCTGTTGCACTTGATACTAGTGGAAGTATTAGTGATGAAGAATTCAAACAAGCTATTAAGGAAGTTCTTAATATAGTAAAAAACTATAATCATGAAATTACTATTATAGAATGTGATAGTGAAATTAGACGTTCATATAAGGTAAAATCAGCAAATGATATAAAGGAGAGAAATCCTATTAGAGGTGGTACAAAGTTTACACCAGTTTTTGAATATGCAAATAAGAAAAAGATTAATCTCCTAGTATATTTCACAGATGGAAAAGGTGAAGAAAAATTAAAAGTAATTCCTAGAGGGTATAAAGTTTTATGGGTTATTTCTGGTAGAGGAGATAAGCTTTCATTAAAAGATAGCTATGGAGCAGTTAAGAAGCTTAGTAAGGTTGAGATAAAGGAAGACACCATAGATATGAGTGATGTTAGATCTGATGGATATTCAATGAATAACCAACAACCTATGCTATAGATACTTTTATAGAATTTATTAATATATTTATAGTAAGATTAAACTTNNNNNNNNNNNNNNTTTTAACACAATGTTGAAATTAGATAAATTTTAAATAATAAAAAATAAAGAGTTGTATGAATAAGCAAATACAACTCTTTACTTAGTTCGCATTATATTAAATTTGCGAATAATATTTTCAACATTTTTTGTGYTAATATTTTTATTGCTTGTTTCAACATTTTTTGTGTTAATATTTTTATTGCTTGCTATATTCTTTATAGCAAGCTTTTAAAAATATTATAAAATTTAATRCATTCTTCGG
Coding sequences within it:
- a CDS encoding vWA domain-containing protein, whose product is MESYFEKQAKYLYHRAEEIIDTYAMLKANKKGEKFEIDIPQDFKDEFFKLVDKVNLSLMEDKDNFYGYFLFQTSRDIRFDISSPTAVNFKGAKYVIYFNPIIFLNLNIKQMEGTIKHEILHIISMHLLRGKELKNKYSTLAINIAMDIVVNQYLDYLPPYATTLQWMNAKYPLKLEPYETFEYYVEKIQTELDLQDVDENGEEVDNYENESVETEYNPEHTHDIWQESDDIDEKTLKEFTEKFVNISQKGEIPNYLGGLISSLKNSKGELPWNLYLKKLMGTVESNKKKTITRRNRRQPNRLDLRGELRGHKAEIAVALDTSGSISDEEFKQAIKEVLNIVKNYNHEITIIECDSEIRRSYKVKSANDIKERNPIRGGTKFTPVFEYANKKKINLLVYFTDGKGEEKLKVIPRGYKVLWVISGRGDKLSLKDSYGAVKKLSKVEIKEDTIDMSDVRSDGYSMNNQQPML
- a CDS encoding ATP-binding protein: MNFIDTLKSVDLVLSTNEVPLIVGESGIGKTALAKKLSEENNWSLVVIDGNLLKEGEIGGLPTIESYTSTNSNGEKIEKKITVYAVHNKLREIDEEISKGKTVLLFIDEINRCEHTVQQELMNLILNREINGYKLHDDVKILAAMNPSSKYGSDFDYQVVDMDAAQENRFVWLNMEPDYTQWLNWAINAGIEQKVIEFISTFPEYLHKINEDDVRATPRSYERVSKAYSVYKEQKDSIPRNVFLNVIKGNVGKVIAEEFISFAESDSSPLISYEDVFSCETLDSDIIEKVKSESHTRLYLSAMNILKRLNSNIENNEEISDYNINRFIEFLKLYPVDLMVGIMKDIKSNYINVYDEAIENEEFVGLYFESYSMIRG
- a CDS encoding bifunctional metallophosphatase/5'-nucleotidase; translated protein: MKLVIYQTSDLHGYVYPTNYVTEQPLGILKIGSYMKKDELNYDASLKIDCGDLVQGSALTHYLYKHDMQTNPIIEGLENINYDAYVLGNHEFNYGLDYLNKSYSPVSDKIINANIDGLTLNTKPYKIFEFDGFKIGCIGFTTSFVPNWERPCNIEGLTFNDPVKTYEKYEKELKENCDFIIVCYHGGFEKSIEDNTTPTEALTKENQGSELLEKFDSIDMILSGHQHRSFITKIDNRICSQPLHNGQNFTKIVIDTETKDISYELVDVKDIDVEIDEKLQSIFDDTEAKLQVYLDQEIGHFDRDIVVNDIFDVRLNGHPIVNFLHEVQLEVAKADLSALSLFDSTIGFKKNVSIRDVLINYPYPNTLKILKVKGENIKKAIEKAATYFVLEDGKVTVNIDFLVPKVQHYNYDTFGGLTYEIDLTKDFGNRVVSMKRNGEDLDLEKYYSVVMNNYRASNTSIYPSYEGAEVIGEINIDVSEIIIDYIQEKKNVKTIDNSNYKIKY
- a CDS encoding YhcH/YjgK/YiaL family protein, which codes for MILDSIKNISKYENLNIDLKSIVEFIDRVESENLENGKYELDGDKLFALVQSYETKDSDECRLESHKKYIDIQYVQEGTEVMYWSLVDGLKVTEDLSEVSDVIFYEDDKNSTELVVNEKSFALFFTHDAHKPGVKFNTKSNVRKIVFKILQG